Proteins found in one Venturia canescens isolate UGA chromosome 6, ASM1945775v1, whole genome shotgun sequence genomic segment:
- the senju gene encoding UDP-galactose transporter senju, which translates to MVAAVNWSELFPGKWSLFIFISYMALFVNQGIIVTWSQSKGEYDYNIVTVVLMTEVLKLIVSGSLYCWDQGISLLFREIVQHKHVLLLYMIPSFLYCIYNNLAFVNLAVFDPTTYYLLLQFRVVMTGIIFQFVFNKRLSTKQWLSLVLLTLGCMMKNLNFGYGSASFFSTFQLNINTLFIFVQIISSCLAGVYNEYLLKAQGSKINIFLQNVFMYGDSILCNFFILGLQGNVPAAFENVGGSILLKPKVLAVMVNNAAIGITTSFFLKNLNSILKTFASALELVFTAVLCWLLFGIPIYLNTVIAITMVSYAVLLYSQNPVNNSNQRVHSDAEDKENLLRSTHNKTITNV; encoded by the exons ATGGTCGCTGCTGTCAATTGGTCGGAACTTTTTCCTGGAAAATGGagcttatttattttcatctcgTACATGGCACTCTTCGTTAATCAAG GAATAATTGTCACGTGGTCGCAGAGCAAAGGAGAATACGATTACAATATCGTGACGGTAGTCCTCATGACAGAGGTTCTCAAACTCATCGTTTCCGGCAGCTTGTATTGTTGGGA cCAGGGAATTTCGCTCCTTTTTCGCGAGATCGTACAACACAAACATG tTCTCTTGCTCTACATGATACCATCGTTTCTCTACTGCATTTACAACAATCTCGCGTTCGTTAATTTGGCAGTTTTCGACCCGACAACGTACTATTTGTTACTTCAATTTCGAGTGGTTATGACCGGTATTATATTTCAG TTCGTCTTCAACAAGAGATTGTCGACGAAGCAATGGTTGTCTCTGGTGCTGCTGACCCTGGGCTgcatgatgaaaaatcttaATTTCGGATACGGAAGTGCCTCGTTCTTTTCCACATTCCAGCTCAACATCAACActctctttatttttgttcag ATAATATCCTCCTGTCTGGCGGGTGTTTACAACGAGTATTTGTTGAAGGCGCAAGGATCGAAAATCaacatatttttacaaaacgttTTCATGTACGGTGATAGCATACTGTGCAACTTCTTTATCTTGGGGTTACAAGGAAATGTACCGGCGGCATTCGAGAACGTCGGTGGGAGTATACTGTTGAAACCGAAAGTGCTGGCCGTCATGGTGAACAACGCGGCGATCGGTATAACGacgagtttttttctcaaaaatttgaACTCCATTTTGAAGACGTTTGCAAGTGCCCTGGAACTCGTATTCACTGCCGTATTGTGTTGGCTCTTATTTGGAATACCAATTTACTTGAATACCGTCATTGCCATCACGATGGTCAGTTACGCGGTTCTCCTGTATTCGCAAAATCCTGTCAATAATTCAAACCAAAGAGTACACTCAGACGCTGAAGACAAGGAGAATCTTCTCCGATCAACCCACAACAAAACTATAACAAACGTATGA